The sequence GGGCGGCGGACTCGAACCCGGTGAGTCGCCGGAGGATGCGGTGCGCCGCGAGCTCCGGGAGGAGACCGGCTACACCGTGAAGGTCGGCGAGCTCCTCGGCATCCACTCCCGGGTCATCCCCGCCGGACGCCGCGTGCAGAAGGCCGCGGATCCGCTGCACACGCTGCGCATCGTCTATCGCGCGCAGGTCACGGGCGGCAAGCTGCGCTTCGAGACCGACGGCTCGACCGACATGGCCGAGTGGTTTCCCCTGAAGTCCGTGGCCGAGCTGCAGCGCGTCAAGCTCGTCGACATCGCGATGCGCATGGCCGGAATCCTCTGAGCTCAGCGCTCCTCGGGAACCGAGATGTCGGCGACCGTCGCCCCGTACGCGGCGATGAGGTCGTCCGCCTCGACGAAGAGGCTGTACCCGTGAGCGCCGGCACCCATGGCGATGCGCTGACCCACGATGGACTCGTCGGCATAGATCGGCCAATCCGTGGTGCTGCCGATGGGAACGATGGTGCCCCGCTCGTAGCCGGTCGCCTGGAGCGCGAGCTCGGGCTCGGGCAGGCGCAGCTTGTTCACGCCGACCAGGGCGCGCAGCTTCGGCCACGAGATCGAGCGTCCGCCGGGCACGAGGGCGAACAGGAAGGTGTCGTCCGAGCGCTTGACGACGAGAGTCTTGACGATGCCGGACGGCGGGATGCCGAGCAGCTCGGCCGCCTCGAACAGGCTGCCGGCAGCGGGGCGTTCGCGGATCTCGATGTCGAGCCCGCGAGCAGCGGCCGCATCCCGCACCCGCGCATGCCGATCGCCTCCGTCACCAGAGGCGACGGAGGCGAGATCAGACGGGGTCACGCGTCGGGCGCGGCGAGCGGGTCGTCCGCGACCCAGAGCTCGTCATCGGCACGCAGCGCCTGCCAGGCGGCGTAGAGCACACCGACGGCGGCAGCAGCACCGAGGATGATCGCGATGACCGAGCCGAGACCCGGGCCCGACTTCTGCTTCTTGCCGAAATCGCCCCGACGAGCCGGTGCGGCCACACCGTGGCGCTTGGCGTTCGCGACGTCCCACGCGGTGAGAGCCGAACCGACGACTCCGCCCACGATCGGGACGAACTTGTCGTCGACGACGTGCTTGCCGAGCTTCACGCCACGGTCGACGACCGGGGCGACACGGCGGTTGTACGTGTCCTGGATGACCGGCACGACCTGCTCACGATTGATGTTTCCGAGCTGACGTCCGGCCTCGCGGGCGACATCGGCGGCGTGACCGACGAGCACCTGCTGGTTCTCCCAGAGCTGGTTCGCGTCGTTCTGAAGACGACGCAGTTCCTTCTTCCGCTTGCGGCTGAGGCTCACGATGCTCTCCTGTCCATTGGAGTACGGGTTCCCCATCTTGCCACGGGAGGCTGGATACCGGGCGGGAATCGCCCGGCCCTTGCGCTGTCGGCGGATCCGGGGTACGCCGGGCGAACTCACCGAAAGCTCTGCGAGAATGAAGGCATGGCTCACGCTTCCCACGTCGCAACCCTGCACACCAACCACGGTGACATCGTCATCAACCTCTTCGGCGATCACGCACCGAAGACGGTCAAGAACTTCGTCGGCCTCGCCGACGGCACCCAGGAGTGGACCGATCCCGCCACCGGCAAGCCGGGCGAGGGTCCTCTCTACAAGGACGTCATCTTCCACCGCATCATCCCGAACTTCATGATCCAGGGCGGCGACCCGCTCGGACAGGGCGTCGGCGGCCCCGGCTACAACTTCGACGACGAGATCAACATGGAGCTCGACTTCAACAAGCCGTACATCCTCGCGATGGCGAACGCCGGCCTCCGCCGCAACGCCATCACCGGCAAGCCCGAGGGCACCAACGGCTCGCAGTTCTTCATCACGACCGACCCGACCCCGTGGCTCCAGGGCAAGCACACCATCTTCGGCGAGGTCGCCGACGACGCCTCGCGCGCTGTCGTCGACAAGATCGGCGCCGTTCCGACCAGCGGCGGAGACCGTCCGGTCGAGCCCGTCGTGCTGCAGTCGATCGACATCGTCGCGGCCTGACGACAGCTGCGGCCGATCCGGATGACCACGCCTGAGTTCACGAGCAATCGCGACAACTTCTGCTACCGGCATCCGGATCGGCAGAGCTTCGTGCTCTGCCAGCGGTGCATGCGCACCATCTGCCCCGAGTGCCAGACTCAGGCACCCGTCGGCGTCATCTGCCCGGAGTGCATGAACGCCGAGCGCAAGAACCGCACCCCCGCGCAGAAGAAAGCCCAGCGTCGGTGGGGTGCTCGCAGCGGCGGGACCATGGCGATCGCCCGCAGCGGCAAGCCGATCGTCACCTACGTACTGCTCGCCGTCACGTCGTTCATCGGCCTGGTGCAGCTGATCCCCGGGATGAACGGGCCGATCACGCAGGCACTCGCCTTCTACGCGCCGTATCTCTACCCGAACGTCTTCGGTGCGGGCTTCGAGCCCTGGCGCCTCCTCTCCGTGCTGTTCGTGCACGGCAGCTTCATCCATCTCGCGCTGAACATGCTCGCCCTGTGGATGCTGGGGCAGAGCCTCGAGCCCATGCTCGGCCGCGCCCGCTTCCTAGCCCTGTATCTGATCAGCGGCCTCGGCGGATCGGTGGCGGTCGCCCTCCTCGCCCCCCTGGACCCGACGGTCGGCGCATCCGGCGCGATCTTCGGAATGCTGGCCTCGCTGTTGATCATCGGCCGCCACATCGGCGCGAACGTGACCGGGATCCTCGTGATCCTCGGCATCAACTTCGCCTTCGGCTTCTTCGCCGGCGGCATCTCCTGGCAGGCGCACCTCGGCGGTGCGATCGTCGGCGCCCTGGTCGCCCTCATCTATACCCGGACGAGGCGTCGAGACCAGCGCACCTGGCAGATCGTTCTCCTCTCGGCGCTCGTCGTCCTGTTGATCGTCGTCGTCGCCTTCATCCCGCCGCTGCTGATTTTGTCCTGATCCCAAGTTGTTAACAGGGTTGTTAACCCCTGTGAATAACACCGGTGTAATTCTCCCCAGGCTGTGGAGAAGGTTGTGGATAACTTCCGCTCGGTTCAGCTTGTGGGTCGGGCGCGGGGTCGTTCCCTTCGCTCGCAGAGCGGGTCCCTCCCGCTTCGCGGGGCCCTCCCGATGCTCGCTCCGGGAACAACCCCGCGCCCTGGCCTGAGCCGTCCCTCACTCGGAGTATGAAGAAAGGCCCCTCGCTGTGCGAGGGGCCTTTCGGGAAGAAGGAGTGGCGTCAGCGCCAACGAGTGGTCATCAGGAAGCCGATCAGAGCGATGCCGAGACCGATGGCCAGGTTCCAGTTGTCGAGACCCGGGATCGGGAACTGCATGCCCGAGATGTAGAAGACCAGGATCCACGCGAGACCGAGCAGCATGAAGCCGATCATCACCGGCTTGAACCACACCGCGTTGGGAGCGGCCTCGCCTTCGGCGCGCTCGACGACGGGTTCTTCACTCTTACGGTCACGTGCCATGCCGTCATTGTACCCATCAGACCCATGAGCCGCCGAGTCCGCAGCGTGCGAGAGACGGCGGGCTCACCGACATCCGTTCAGCGTCCCGGGATATGATCGCGCCATGACTGCATCCGTCGTGCCTGGGGGGCGACGCCCGCGGCGAGAGCGACCACGCTCTCGCGCCACCTTCGCGAGCGTGCTCGGCGAGCTCCTCCTCACCGCCGGAGTGCTCGTCCTGCTCTTCGTCGCCTGGCAGATGTGGATCGGCGACATCATCATCAGCGCCCAGAAGAACGACGAGGGCGCAGCCATCTCGCAGGAGCTCGCACAGGGCGAGGCGCCGGAGCTGCCGCCGGTCGTAGAAGAGGACGACGGCACCACCACCTACGTGCCCCCGGTGCCCGCAGCACCGGCAGACGCCACATGGTTCGGGCAGATGCACATCCCCCGTTTCGGAGCCGACTACAACTTCGGCATCTACGGCGGAACGAGCCGTGCGCGAACCCTGGATCAGAAGGGGATCGGCGTCTACAAGGACTCCAAGATGCCCGGCGAGGTCGGCAACTTCTCGATGGCGGGACACCGCACCACCTGGGGCAAGCCTTTCAACCAGCTCGACAAGCTGCAGCTGAACGACGCGATCGTCGTCGAGACTCCCGACGGCTGGTACACCTACCGCTTCCGCACGCTCGAGTACGTCAAGCCGACACAGACCGATGTGCTCGCCGACGTGCCGCAGATGCCGGAGCAGCAGACCGGAGAGCAGTACATCACGCTCACCGCCTGCTCTCCGCTCTACTCCCTCGCCGAGCGCATCGTCGCCTACGGGGTGTTCGAGAGCTTCCAGCCCCGCGCCGAGGGGCTCCCCACCGCGCTGACCGACCCGCCGCCGCCTCCGGCCGCACCATCGGTGTGACCGTGGACGCTCACGAGGGAGAAGACTGATGTACGCCGCACTCTGGCGCCTGCTGCCCGGCCCGTGGTGGCTGCGCGTCCTCATCCTGGTCGTCGTCATCGCCGCCGTGTTGTACGGGCTGTTCTGGTACGTGTTCCCCTGGATCAGCCCGATCATCGCCCCCGGCGAGGTCGACGTCGAATGACCCGAGTTCTCGTGGTGGACAACCACGACAGCTTCGTGCACACGCTCGTCGGCTACCTCCACGAGCTCGGCGCCGAGACCACCATGGTCGAATCCGACGCGCTGGACGCCGCCGAGTTCGAGCGGATGCTCACCGGCCACGACGCCCTGTTGCTCTCCCCCGGCCCCGGACGTCCCGCGGACGCGGGAGTGTCGCTCGACGCGGTGCGGATCGCCGTTCGACGGCGGATGCCGACGCTCGGCGTCTGCCTCGGACACCAGACCATCGGCGAAGCGCTCGGCACCGCGGTGAGCGAGGCGCCCGAGTTGATGCACGGCATGGTCTCCGCGGTCACGCACGACGGATCAGCGCTGTTCGCGGGGATCCCGTCGCCGTTCGACGTCGGCCGATATCACTCCCTGGCGCTCGCGGCAGCGGACCTCCCGCCCGAGATCGTCGTCACTGCCTGGACGGAGAGCGGAACGGTCATGGCGCTGTCGCACCGAGAGCTGCCGCTGCACGGCGTGCAGTTCCACCCGGAGAGCGTGCTCACCGAAGGCGGGTACCGGCTTCTCGCGAACTGGCTGGAACTCTGCGGCGACGCGGATGCCGTGGCG is a genomic window of Microbacterium maritypicum containing:
- a CDS encoding NUDIX hydrolase, whose protein sequence is MDLRVAAYAVVTDDDGRLLLARWTEGRRVAWTMPGGGLEPGESPEDAVRRELREETGYTVKVGELLGIHSRVIPAGRRVQKAADPLHTLRIVYRAQVTGGKLRFETDGSTDMAEWFPLKSVAELQRVKLVDIAMRMAGIL
- a CDS encoding aminoacyl-tRNA deacylase, which codes for MRDAAAARGLDIEIRERPAAGSLFEAAELLGIPPSGIVKTLVVKRSDDTFLFALVPGGRSISWPKLRALVGVNKLRLPEPELALQATGYERGTIVPIGSTTDWPIYADESIVGQRIAMGAGAHGYSLFVEADDLIAAYGATVADISVPEER
- a CDS encoding DNA helicase; the encoded protein is MSLSRKRKKELRRLQNDANQLWENQQVLVGHAADVAREAGRQLGNINREQVVPVIQDTYNRRVAPVVDRGVKLGKHVVDDKFVPIVGGVVGSALTAWDVANAKRHGVAAPARRGDFGKKQKSGPGLGSVIAIILGAAAAVGVLYAAWQALRADDELWVADDPLAAPDA
- a CDS encoding peptidylprolyl isomerase; amino-acid sequence: MAHASHVATLHTNHGDIVINLFGDHAPKTVKNFVGLADGTQEWTDPATGKPGEGPLYKDVIFHRIIPNFMIQGGDPLGQGVGGPGYNFDDEINMELDFNKPYILAMANAGLRRNAITGKPEGTNGSQFFITTDPTPWLQGKHTIFGEVADDASRAVVDKIGAVPTSGGDRPVEPVVLQSIDIVAA
- a CDS encoding rhomboid family intramembrane serine protease, with the translated sequence MTTPEFTSNRDNFCYRHPDRQSFVLCQRCMRTICPECQTQAPVGVICPECMNAERKNRTPAQKKAQRRWGARSGGTMAIARSGKPIVTYVLLAVTSFIGLVQLIPGMNGPITQALAFYAPYLYPNVFGAGFEPWRLLSVLFVHGSFIHLALNMLALWMLGQSLEPMLGRARFLALYLISGLGGSVAVALLAPLDPTVGASGAIFGMLASLLIIGRHIGANVTGILVILGINFAFGFFAGGISWQAHLGGAIVGALVALIYTRTRRRDQRTWQIVLLSALVVLLIVVVAFIPPLLILS
- a CDS encoding cell division protein CrgA, which translates into the protein MARDRKSEEPVVERAEGEAAPNAVWFKPVMIGFMLLGLAWILVFYISGMQFPIPGLDNWNLAIGLGIALIGFLMTTRWR
- a CDS encoding class E sortase; protein product: MTASVVPGGRRPRRERPRSRATFASVLGELLLTAGVLVLLFVAWQMWIGDIIISAQKNDEGAAISQELAQGEAPELPPVVEEDDGTTTYVPPVPAAPADATWFGQMHIPRFGADYNFGIYGGTSRARTLDQKGIGVYKDSKMPGEVGNFSMAGHRTTWGKPFNQLDKLQLNDAIVVETPDGWYTYRFRTLEYVKPTQTDVLADVPQMPEQQTGEQYITLTACSPLYSLAERIVAYGVFESFQPRAEGLPTALTDPPPPPAAPSV
- a CDS encoding DUF4175 domain-containing protein, with amino-acid sequence MYAALWRLLPGPWWLRVLILVVVIAAVLYGLFWYVFPWISPIIAPGEVDVE
- a CDS encoding aminodeoxychorismate/anthranilate synthase component II, encoding MTRVLVVDNHDSFVHTLVGYLHELGAETTMVESDALDAAEFERMLTGHDALLLSPGPGRPADAGVSLDAVRIAVRRRMPTLGVCLGHQTIGEALGTAVSEAPELMHGMVSAVTHDGSALFAGIPSPFDVGRYHSLALAAADLPPEIVVTAWTESGTVMALSHRELPLHGVQFHPESVLTEGGYRLLANWLELCGDADAVARSESLHPLSR